The Anabas testudineus chromosome 15, fAnaTes1.2, whole genome shotgun sequence DNA segment AAGCTCAGGAAGTATTCCAGGAATTTATTGAATATTTGTCACGCAGCCAAACGTTGGTTTGGAGATGGAGGATGAAGATCAGGAGGGAGTAAAAATACCAAACATATGTCACCCACTCCAACCTGAACATCACTGTTGGCTTCTACATAGAGATCCTGGCTTGTGATGAACGAGGCCCCTCTTCCTCCACGTTGAGGGAAGTGCTGAcggtgttgttgtttttttttcctggctcATGAATGCTCCAACTAAGTGCGTCCACGCTTCACCGGCCCGCCACTGAAGGCGGTGATGTCATCTTTCAGCCAGGCTTGTCACGTCCCAGGGGGTTTATTGTCATCCCGAGGTGTCAGATTTAAAATGGCgttcacacaaagacaaacgACAGGATGTGGCTCCGTGCACCTGtagtggagagagaaggagctcTGGTCTAAAGCACATTAACAGACAGATTCATTGAGTGCAGTGGAAAGGAGTGCGTCAggttgtacaggtgtacctaacaAAGTAGCCAGGGAGTGTGTCTTAGTATCTTATTAGTAAGTGTcgtgtaaataaacacatatacGTACCCAGAATGAGGCACGTGACAGAGGAAGGATAGTTTCCTCCTCCACCTACATAAGTATAGTGCTGAAAAGCATCTGGCATAACATGCACTGCCTTCATTTCCTGCCAGCCTCCCCGGGGGGAAGGACCCCCGAGTTGCTCTCAATTGAAAATGGCGTCATGCCCCTTTAAGCAGCCCTCACAAAGTGAGAAAGGGGTAAAGCGGGAAAGAGGAGATActgtgaggggggggggggggtgacttgtgtgtgcaagtgttCATTCATGGCTTTTGAGATGGgtggatggggggggggggggacatcCTGGGAGGCCTCACATGAACTGAAGAATGGTGTGTCACTTTTGATCTCCAAATTAAAGCGCGTTCCTCGCTGAGGAAGATCTCACACGAGCGACTGCTGTGAAGCAGCTCGCCGtgaaagcagattttttttttttttttgaccttGAAATGAGTGAGTCCTGCGAACTGCTACAGTCTGGGCTgtgttagagaaaaaaaaaacaacatgtttttctcattaAGCTGTGCTAAAAAAGCTCCACTGCAGAGTTATctggaaaagacagagagaggtgttCATGCCGACGCTATCAGGAACGTGCGTTCTTCACCAAACTGATCCACTGCCTCCATTAGACTAAACTCCATGTTGGGCATTCTTTCCATCATTTTGTTCAGTCATTCTGCTGATTAAGACAAAAAAACTCAAATCCAGGCATTTGGATGTATAATATTTCATGGCTTGTCCTTCACACTGCTCAGCTCCCAGATGGAAATATAGATTTCCTCAGTGCCTGTGGGAAAAATGTCTCATAtttctcagtatttaagtcaaggtttttatttctacatatatatatatatatatatgttttggcaagatgttgatgctgctgtgaGGAAACCAGCATCTGTCCGTTTGGCACTGAAGAAAGTGAGACAATAAAGATGTTAGTGCTATGTACACATTCCTGCAGCATCTGTTGTCTAAGGGCTGAACGTGTTTGTCTACCAGGAAATATTTACTCAGATTGATTTATCACATGCTCTGGTTCTTTCAAAGGTCCCCGGTGAAGAATGCAGTGAAAATGCCTTGAAAATGCCTTGAAAATGCCTTACAAGCTCGGCTTTGTGGGCTGGAATTCAAAGTGAGCACGACTGGTGTTTCTAATGGAGAACGTTagtaacagtgtgtgttttaaacagcACCTGAGCAGGAGCTCTCTTCTAGTCAGGATCATTAATCCGCGATGTCAGGTTTGGAGCTCAGCTTGTGTGGTCTGCAATTAAACACTGATATAATCCTTAAAAACTGAATCCGCCCACTACACCTGTTGGGcccgcccccccccccagcagAACTCAGTTATAGATATAGTTATCACATGGTGATCCAAGGTCGAAGTCCCGAGTCCGTTTGATGTCCTGTGATGTTCACAGAGAGCGGCTGTAGCTGACGTTTCCATATTCAGACCTCAGACGTAATTGTTTAGATGGAAAagacatttgtggttttaacaGGATTATGGAGTTTTAGAAAACCCATTTCTCAAACGatatcaattttatttttgaacatAAATTCTCATAAAAGGTCATTATCCTACTCAAAGTCCAACCTCTTTGTTGTCATGTGGCGGCTGCAGACAATACAGAGCCATCGATTCGTTTTCATCAAAATGATGGAAAATTGCATAATGGTCGTAATTATGGCCGTATCTGACGTGACCAAATGTGATGGGgctttttaaatcatttgacATGCGTCATATTATCATATTACTTCCAGCTGGGCTTTGGTTGGGGATTAAAACTAATGCTGGATGGAGATACATCTTCCTGTGCAGCTGCTGTCCTCCCTGCCGTCGGACCGAAGTTCAACGTGCACTTACAATCcttcctcctgtgctgtgcacCTTCATTTACAGCACCTATATTGTCCCGGGGCGCACTTGGCTGGACGCAAACAGCCCTACTGGGGGCTTTTATGCCCTCCACAATGTGGCTGAGCTGACACTTTGTCTGTGACTGGTCACCGCAACCGTACAGCGCTGCTGCCATATTCTCAGGCCTGAGTCTGGCCACAAAAACACTGGGGAGAAAGAAATGggacatgaaaaaagaaaacaaggaacATGATTGATGGCTTTCTTTGATCTTATTTTCGGCCACCCCAGAATGGATGATTGCCGACTACTTATGGCTGTCTCTCCAACTGAGGAGTAATTGTTCCTTCTATGTATACCTGACAGAGGACATATGCCTCAACTGTCCTTTTGGGACGAATTTACAACCTCCCTGTCAGAAgaccaaatgtttttctgtctacAGGAAGGCAGATGTAATTATTTTGCAATGTTTGCTTAGGTTTCCCTGTATAGTCCCAATGCTGGAAAACCATCCGTCTTACTCCCTTCTCCCAGAGCATGGTGTGTCTGTCCATATTGCTATGGTAAAGCAGCCGTATGCTGTCtgttaaaaatggaaagaaatatGCAGTCTGACTGTGACATTGGCTCTGAACGCAGGCTCTAGATGGATTATAGTTTAGCGGTAGCAGACAGGCACAGAACTCCGTTGTCCCACTGTTTCATTGgctccttcttttttttctgggCTCCAAGAAGCTGAGAGTCCACTGTCTGCAAGATTTATGACAGAGGTCACGGCAAACGAACCTCTGTCAACAGAACCCATCAGTCTAGTGTGTGACATTCACACtaaagaaaacagttttcataaGCATTCCTATTATCATATATGTACTGTGAACGCACAGACCTACAATGAATCCATCTTAAGttcatctctctcctcagcAGAACAATATAAATGCAAAAAGCAGCTCCTCCGCTCAACTGGCTCCTGAAGACCGGAGGTCTGGTCCAGAACACCGACTGGCTCACCGGCCGGCCACGCTCCCCTGGGCACAAGGTAGCAACGTGCACAGGGATGGTCCTGGAACGTTCCTGCTAGATCTACACAATTTCCCCGACCTCTCCAAAGCCGATATCAACGGACAGAATCCCAACATACAGGtaatcatgtgtgtgtgcacgctccTACCAGCGCGCTTTGTGACTTTCACACACTTGTAAGACATGGCTACCCAAGCACATAGAACAGGAAGAGCaaacaggaagaaggagaaTAGTTTGGTGCACACCACTACCCCCTGTTTCTCCCCCTTTTgctttccttctccttctgtccCCTTTCACACTTCCTGACTCATAGTAAAGCCAAGATGGACACTGAGGTCTCACGTCCGTCATGCTGGCAGCTGATGCTCACCAGCAATGCTGCGCTACTAACTCACGGGCAGGAAGACAGACGGCAGCTTATGTAGATGTGTGGCAAAGCCCCTTCCCATAAGGCCCTCAGTGGTGCAGATGGATGAATAACCGCTGCCATGTTTAAATCATTCTCCTGTCTAATCCAGCGAGGGGGGTCTTTCCATTTCTGAGAGCATCGCTGGTAAATCCAAGCATGAACAAAGTGTATTAACATCTCAAGTGGGAAGAGAGCGGAGCAACCAATTGAGCAAAGGCGTGAGGCTGCGGGAgaaggggtggaggaggagggtggggggaCGTCTTTGATCCTGGGATTCATCTGGCTTTCATGGTCTGGAGGAGGCTGAATAGCCCTTTGAACTTTGTGTTTAGGTGGAGAGGGCCCGAGAGGCGGGAGGGTGGCTGTGGGGCAGGGGTGGCGGTCCCCCCTCATCTGGGAGGCACATGTGTTAGGACGGAAAGGGGGAGGGGGTAATATTGTGTTTAGGTTTAGGGGTATCACCTCACAGCACCCAGTGGACCCACTCTACCCAAAAATGTTACACTAGTGTCGTCTTTCGTGTCTCTGCTGTGAATGCTGACGCGAGATCGATGTGTGTTCTTTAATACAGGTGACAATCGAAGTGGTGGACGGACTGGAGGGCCCCGAGCCAGAGAAAGGCCTCAGCAAGGAGAGCAAACCCAAGTGGGCTTCTCCGAACTGGAGAAACTGGTGGCCCCACACTTCATCGTCCTCTTCCTCCAATCGTCAAACAGAGGAGCACGATCGCTCCTACGGGAGCAACGGCGAGGACAGCAACTTCCTCAGGCTGCCAGCAGACTGGGACAGGAGAGGAGGTGCCGGCGGGACAAGCAAAGCTCAAGCCGACTATGGTGAGAATAGAAGAGGAGTGCGTGTGTTTGCGTTTGCAGGAAAATGAGTGCAGAATATTTAGCAGAATCCATAGGCTCCTATCTGAGCACTGGTCTCCAGCGTTTCCACAGATGGCCACGGTCTGATGTGGAATCTGTAATTTGCAGATTTGCTGATTTAAGCTGTCACCATAATAAGTGCAGTCATCCCAGGAGAGCCTTCTGGAGCCCCTGATTGAAGCCTTTAACACTCTTTTATGAGACGGATTCCTCTGCGGTGCCGAGCGAGCTACGTGACACAGTTTAAGAAGCGCTGTTACGCTGCCACACCGTTCTCACAACACTCTCCAAAAGTTAACCCCGCAGATAAATCTGCCGTGGAAGAATTTACACTCGCTGTCACACAGTATGCGCTCAGCCCGTGTTGTAGCATGCCCAAACCAACATGGTCAAACAGGAATGCGTGCGCtgtggaaaatgtcattttatccACTTGCACTTACAATACAGCGGTTAGGAGGGCGATTTTatcatctttttttgtcaaaccATAACccatgtttaatgtttctggCTTATCGCTGTGGTCAGCGCTCATTCATCCCGTATTTCATAGCACTCTAATGGACAAGGAAATATTTTCTCATCATTACTGTCCTGGTTTCAAACCTAATAATCATAATTGTGGACAGGCAGTCAGGGTCATCCATCACAGTGCATTCTGTCGCCTCATCTGTGGCCTGAGGGCGCGTCATTATCAAGTTTGCTAgattgtgatttttgtttttgagtgGCCACCCACTCATTGAGTGTAATAAGCCACGGTGTGGGAGGAGGGGCGGTGCTAGATGGCTATCTGCACTGTATTCTTACAAAATGTTTATAATGAGGGGCAGATGGAGGAGGGGGGTTATATAGGACGCTTTGGACCCTGGCCAGAAATACTTCCATCCCAACATGCCCACATTAATTCTCCTCAGTGATGGAGCACTGCTttcaagatgtgtgtgtgtgtgtgtgtgtgtttgcgagcAGCATGCAGTGATGGTGGTGGTCGGGGGCGAGGTGGTCTTAAAGTCTAGTGGAACTGTTTCCATGTATACCCATTACAATGATCTGCTCAGTGATAATTGGAGTTAAAGAGGATTTCTTGCCATTTCACTTCCCATTTTTAAACCAATGAATCACGGCTGTAGCAAGTGACGGATGTTCAGTGTGCCAGGCACTTTTTTTGTTCCATTTGTAAATCGCCTGCTCAATCCCCTGTAGCTTAATTGGGATTTGCACAGTGTTACTTACTGAACACACACCTTCACCTCAGACACTTTGCGTTAGTATGTACAACATAGTGTAGGCCTGCAAAGTCAAAAAGAACCTTGAGCTCCCCCTGCTTTCCTGTTTACGTCCTCCCCCTACTTATTATTAGTGGGGCGTGCTAACAGGCCTGAGTAAGTTCACCATGTGGTCCACATCAGAGCTGAggatctctcttttttttttttgttctctctgaTCCAGACTACATTGATGGAGAGGGGGATTGGAGCAACTGGTCGCCATGCAGCGTCACCTGTGGAAACGGGAACCAGAAGAGAACAAGGTCATGTGGTTACGCCTGTACAGCCACAGAGTCCAGGACCTGCGATATGCCCAGCTGTCCAGGTAAAGGGCAGCGCTGATGTGTATCAAAGGATATTTGTGATATTTAGATTGTTGATTTAGTAGTCGTTCATCGTTTGATCCTCTTTTCACTCTTAATTCGTTGCTCTATAGGTATTGAAGATGCCTTCAAGACAGCGGCTACTGAAGTGAGCCTGTTAGCTGGAACAGATGAGTTCAATGCCACAGAGCTCTTTGGTGTTGGTAAGATTCAGCCTTCTCTTGTCTCGCTGCAGACTATCTTTCATTCAGATGTTCTTCCAGTTTCAAAGGCAGCACATCCATCTGATGTTTCGTGTTTAGGCACACGCTTAGCATTCCTCGTGCTGGGGCTGCGCTCCATTACCGGGGCAGGACGAGCACAGCTTGCCGCTGCCACTCTGCCTGTTTTTAATCAGTCAAACACCTTCACATCTTAAACAGTGCACCTCCCCGCACGAGAGATGAAGCATTCaaaagggtttttttctttcttgtcttccAGACACAGACAGCTGCGAGCGATGGATGAATTGCAAGAGCGAATTCTTGAAGAAGTACATGACCAAGGTATCCAACGACCTCCCCAGTTGCCCTTGCTCTTACCCGACTGAGGTGGCGTACAGCACAGCAGACGTGCACGACGCTCCCACGCGCCGAGATTTCCGTTGGAAAGACGCCAGCGGGCCAAAAGAGAAGCTGGAGATCTACAAGCCCACAGCTCGTTTCTGCATCCGGTCCATGCTGACGCTGGAGTCCACCACGCTGGCCGCACAGCACTGCTGCTACGACGACAGCATGAAGCTCATCACTCGCGGCAAAGGGGCCGGCACTCCCAACCTCATCAGCACCGAGTTTTCAGCAGACCTGCACTACAAGGTGGATATCCTGCCCTGGATCATCTGCAAAGGAGACTGGAGCCGGTACAACCAGGCCAGGCAACCAAACAACGGGCAGAAGTGTCCTGACAACCCTCAGGACGAGGACTACTACAAACAGTTTGAAGAAGCCAGGGAATTCTAGCCCTGCTTAAATATTCAGCTAAACTTTAAAAATGGTCGTGAaaccatttcttttttattctctcttagGTCAAAATAAGACTCGAACGTTTAGGCTCCGAGGAACCAGACTGAACCAAGAGGAATAAAAATCCAACAGACAGAACTCTAACTCTGAGGAGCTTCACCAAATCCAGgcacaaaatgttaatttttcatttttggaataaaaacacGCCTTTATAATTTCGCCAGTAATTGTGTTGCCAGTTATAGATCCAATTTGATCACTAAAGGGAGAACTGACTGAATTGGTAAAAAGGGAGAATTGTTATTCTAGGAAACGTCCGCGTTCGTCTTCATAGATTGTTTTTTTGCTTGGTGAATCCGAGAGGCCTGTCGTTGGGGGTAGGGTGGGGACGGGGTATGAAATGTATCCCACTTTCTCCCTGATTAGTCAGAATATCCGGGTTCTCATGTAAGCTTGCGAGTATGTTTATTTAGCAtgcacactttttatttttaccgCGCCCCTCGTGTCTATGAGGCCGATCTGCATTGTTAAAAACGCAGCATTATTTTTGTAAAGTATTTATTAAGTTGTAGCTGTGTCTCTCCTGTCTTCCAGACACAGACAGCTGCCAGTGTCTATGACTGTGGTTTCTGATTCTCATTCTGATTGAATGCTAACTTGAGATTCCTCTCTagctgccatcagtgtgtgtgtgtgtgtgtgtgtgcgtgcttcgGTCTCAAGTTAGGATTTAAGCCTAATAGAGCGCAAAGAATGTGTGAATTCAAGTGTATGGAAAGGTTTTTCAGATATAAACCTATAAATAAATTCTTAAAAAGCCAACGGATGTGTTGCTGGAAAGAATCTTTTCACGGAAACTTTTGGTGCTGAGCGTCTCTTAAAGGTGTAAATTCCCATTTCAGGCACGtatttcatcagctgctgttcGATTTCATTCCTGCCGTCAGAGGAAATTCATCCacgtgaaaaacaaaaccaaacatttcATCTCATCAATTAAACTCCTCCAACGGGCTTAAGCCAGCGCACAACACTTTCATTAGCTGCGTCCCGGCCAGGCCTTTTGATGGGATTGGGATATTTCTTTAGAGGGCGAGGGCCTTGAATGTGACTCAAATTCTTTGTCTTTGGCATGTATCCTCACATTCCTGAGTAATTTCCCAGTgtacgcacacactcacacacacacacacacacactcggagCTGCCTGTCCGTGGCGGGGACCTCTGACCGTTCCCTCTCCGCTGCACTGCTACAGTCAttgtcacacagacaaagcCATTCATGGTGCCCTCATTcctgcagtctgtgtgtgcgGCACAGCTGGCCGGGTGCGAGGCTCGTCTTTATAATGCAGCAGGCCCCGGCACGCTCCGCGCCCCTGGGGCGCTGCTCGCAAGCGACTTGTTGCTTCACTGTACATACAAAATTCCACCTCACGTGTCCTTTTTACTCAGCTATCTGAACGTTTATCAACTGTGAATCAATCATACGCTCTACTTTCAAATTCAGGTATGTGTTTTACTATCGGAGTCATCCCGTACAAAGCTC contains these protein-coding regions:
- the ism1 gene encoding isthmin-1 isoform X1, coding for MNASHIYLIKENPQSQCRRNQSFQRETRWIQIPSPNSPVPPPPSRSVSLHFFFAVLIPEVAPKWCCGSSSPADPEIGVSAPGGGGVGAPATAQAPKSGRVKRMVRLAAELLLLLGLLLLTLHITVLRSSPLPQGNGTLSLDQDAALTEQNNINAKSSSSAQLAPEDRRSGPEHRLAHRPATLPWAQGSNVHRDGPGTFLLDLHNFPDLSKADINGQNPNIQVTIEVVDGLEGPEPEKGLSKESKPKWASPNWRNWWPHTSSSSSSNRQTEEHDRSYGSNGEDSNFLRLPADWDRRGGAGGTSKAQADYDYIDGEGDWSNWSPCSVTCGNGNQKRTRSCGYACTATESRTCDMPSCPGIEDAFKTAATEVSLLAGTDEFNATELFGVDTDSCERWMNCKSEFLKKYMTKVSNDLPSCPCSYPTEVAYSTADVHDAPTRRDFRWKDASGPKEKLEIYKPTARFCIRSMLTLESTTLAAQHCCYDDSMKLITRGKGAGTPNLISTEFSADLHYKVDILPWIICKGDWSRYNQARQPNNGQKCPDNPQDEDYYKQFEEAREF
- the ism1 gene encoding isthmin-1 isoform X2, whose amino-acid sequence is MNASHIYLIKENPQSQCRRNQSFQRETRWIQIPSPNSPVPPPPSRSVSLHFFFAVLIPEVAPKWCCGSSSPADPEIGVSAPGGGGVGAPATAQAPKSGRVKRMVRLAAELLLLLGLLLLTLHITVLRSSPLPQGNGTLSLDQDAALTENNINAKSSSSAQLAPEDRRSGPEHRLAHRPATLPWAQGSNVHRDGPGTFLLDLHNFPDLSKADINGQNPNIQVTIEVVDGLEGPEPEKGLSKESKPKWASPNWRNWWPHTSSSSSSNRQTEEHDRSYGSNGEDSNFLRLPADWDRRGGAGGTSKAQADYDYIDGEGDWSNWSPCSVTCGNGNQKRTRSCGYACTATESRTCDMPSCPGIEDAFKTAATEVSLLAGTDEFNATELFGVDTDSCERWMNCKSEFLKKYMTKVSNDLPSCPCSYPTEVAYSTADVHDAPTRRDFRWKDASGPKEKLEIYKPTARFCIRSMLTLESTTLAAQHCCYDDSMKLITRGKGAGTPNLISTEFSADLHYKVDILPWIICKGDWSRYNQARQPNNGQKCPDNPQDEDYYKQFEEAREF